A region from the Heptranchias perlo isolate sHepPer1 unplaced genomic scaffold, sHepPer1.hap1 HAP1_SCAFFOLD_65, whole genome shotgun sequence genome encodes:
- the LOC137318129 gene encoding probable G-protein coupled receptor 139 — MGQITTLLIKEIYYPILAAVGVPANLMTIVIRSRGNCGLSNCISVYMVAMATADLLVMIINIIVYYIFSYHFPLSFLSHTPVCRFILYMATVTLDLSVWFTVSFTFDRFVALCCRKFKTNYCTERTASAVITTVSVLIFLKDIPILFVYSYEQIINKVQWGCRSSEAFLSSPPAIPYGWFHGISLIWLPFTLIALFNSLTIRRIAMANRTRRRLRDHSSENQSDPEIGNRRKSIILLFTISGSFILLWLTTSVSFVTTRLTNTNYYRGDRTNPTYIAAETGAMLKYLSCCPNTCIYAATQRKFREELKKLLKSPWTLILRLVKNERNAN; from the exons ATGGGGCAAATAACTACACTGCTGataaaagagatttactacccgattctcgcaGCCGTCGGTGTCCCAG cgaacttgaTGACAATTGTGATTCGCTCAAGAGGAAACTGCGGCCTTTCGAATTGtatctctgtctacatggtggccatggcaacagcggatctcctggtcatgatcatcaatataatcgtgtattatattttcagttatcacttcccactttcattcctctcccacactcccgtgTGTAGGTTCATTTTATACATGGCCACTGTCACCCTCGATTTGTCTGTTTGGTTCACCGTCTCTTTCACATTTGACCGTTTTGTAGCTCTCTGCTGCCGGAAGTTTAAAACCaattattgcaccgagagaactgcGTCCGCGGTTATAACAACGGTCTCTGTCCTTATTTTTTTAAAGGACATCCCCATTTTGTTTGTATATTCATATGAACAAATAATTAACAAAGTTCAGTGGGGCTGCCGGTCCAGTGAGGCTTTTCTCTCCTCACCTCCAGCAATACCGTACGGCTGGTTTCACGGCATCTCGCTCATTTGGCTTCCTTTTACTTTAATTGCCTTGTTTAATTCTTTGACCATCAGACGGATTGCAATGGCGAATAgaacccgcaggagactccgggatcacagcagtgagaatcagagtgatccagaaatagggaaccgaaggaaatccatcattttactgttcactatatcgggcagttttatactgttatggctgACAACTTCTGTGAGTTTTGTAACTACCAGACTGACAAACACCAATTATTACCGAGGGGACCGCACAAACCCAACATATATCGCCGCAGAAACCGGAGCGATGCTGAAGTATTTGAGTTGTTgtccaaacacgtgtatttatgcagctacccagaggaaattcagagaagagctgaagaagctgctgaaatctccctggacactgattctaagattggttaaaaatgaaagaaatgcGAACTAG
- the LOC137318130 gene encoding probable G-protein coupled receptor 139, translated as MFSTGISTYISNSGILFLSSLFLTANLMTIVILSRENCGLSKCISVYMVAMATGDLLVMIINIIVYYIFSYHFPLSFLSNTPVCRFILYMTVIALDLSVWFTVTFTFDRFVALCWQKFKNKYCNERTAAAVITTVSFLIVLKDIPVFFAFEPHHIINKVQWGCRSRVAFFSSPQGATYVWFHVISLICLPFTLIALFNSLTIRRILVANRKRRGLRGHSSENQCDPEMENRRKSIILLFTVSGSFMLLWLTALVTFVSTGLTNSNYYRGDRTNPGYIATEAGAMLKHLSSCPNTCIYAATQRKFREELKKLLKSPWTLILRLVRTRTPN; from the coding sequence ATGTTTTCAACAGGTATCTCCACATATATTTCAAACAGTGGAATAttatttctctcttctctctttcttacagcgaacttgatgacaattgtgattctctcccgaGAAAACTGCGGCCTTTCCAAGTGtatctctgtctacatggtggccatggcaacaggagatctactggtcatgatcatcaatattattgtttattatattttcagttatcacttcccactttcatTCCTCTCCAACACTCCCGTGTGTAGGTTCATTCTATACATGACTGTTATCGCCCTCGATTTGTCTGTTTGGTTCACCGTCACCTTCACATTTGACCGTTTTGTTGCTCTCTGCTGGCAGAAGTTTAAAAACAAGTATTGCAACGAGAGAACTGCGGCCGCGGTTATAACAACGGTCTCGTTTCTGATCGTTTTAAAGGACATCCCCGTTTTTTTTGCATTTGAGCCTCACCACATAATTAACAAAGTGCAGTGGGGCTGCCGGTCAAGAGTGGcctttttctcctcccctcaaGGTGCAACGTACGTCTGGTTTCACGTCATCTCTCTCATTTGTCTTCCTTTTACATTGATTGCCTTGTTTAATTCTTTGACCATCAGACGGATTTTAGTGGCTAATAGAAAGCGCAGGGGTCTGCGGGgacacagcagtgagaatcagtgtgatccagagatggagaaccgaaggaaatccatcattttactcttcactgtgtcgggcagttttatgctgttgtggctgacagctctAGTGACTTTTGTAAGCACCGGACTGACAAACTCCAATTATTACCGAGGTGACCGCACAAACCCAGGATATATCGCCACCGAAGCCGGAGCTATGCTGAAGCATTTGAGTTCCTGTccaaacacctgtatttatgcagctacccagaggaaattcagagaagagctgaagaagCTGCTGAAATCTCCCTGGACACTGATTCTAAGATTGGTTAGAACACGAACTCCGAACTAG